In Lotus japonicus ecotype B-129 chromosome 5, LjGifu_v1.2, one genomic interval encodes:
- the LOC130716689 gene encoding protein argonaute 4-like translates to MESLPPPPDTIPHNVTPLTVEPMKNLTTRLPLARRGLGTKGQKVTLLANHFKVGVSKTEGHFYHYSVAMSYEDGHPVEVKGIGRKVIDKLSETYGVLQSFAYDGEKSLFTVGSLPHNKQEFVVVLEEFSAKRVGRNGSPNSFDDGDSKRMKRQTRSKTIKVDINYAAKIPIQAIANALRGQDSEHFQEAVRVLDIILRQHAARQGCLLVRQSFFHDSPRNFTDIGGGVQGCRGFHSSFRATQGGLSLNVDVSTTMVVKPGPVIDFLCLNQNVQNPNLIDWLKAKRMLKNLRVKANNMEYKIIGLSEKPCRTQTFSLRHGKDANGEVQSSEITVYDYFKHNKKIELRYSADMPCINVGKPKRPSYFPVELCSLVSLQRYTKALTNLQRAQLVEKSRQKPQERKASLQDSLRTSKYGNEPMLHSSGITIEPNFIQVEARVLQAPRLTVGGGLIFCPRNGRWNFNDKKLVRPVTLERWAIVNFSARCDTQHLCNVIKTCAQRKGMNLRPPFRVFEEDRCNTREPPVVRVERLYEHVKANLPGPPQLLLCILPERKNSELYGPWKKKNLANEGVATQCIAPTRINDQYITNVLLKINAKLGGMNSFLTVEDARSIPLVSQKPTLILGMDVSHGSPGRSDVPSIAAVVSSRCWPEISRYRASVRTQSSKVEMISSLFKPVSDTEDDGIMRELIMDFHSSSGMKPQQIIIFRDGVSESQFNQVLNNELGEIIKACNHLDEKWDPKFTLIIAQKNHHTRFFHANNAPDNVQPGTVIDNNICHPKNNDFYMCAHAGAIGTSRPTHYHVLHDEIGFTADDLQELVHSLSYVYQRSTTAISVVAPICYAHLAAAQMGQFMKFDEFSETSSSHGSLTSAGPIPVPQLPRLHKAVANSMFFC, encoded by the exons ATGGaatcactaccaccaccaccagacACCATTCCTCACAATGTTACTCCTCTGACAGTTGAACCAATGAAAAATCTAACAACACGTTTGCCTCTGGCAAGGAGAGGCCTAGGAACCAAGGGGCAGAAAGTGACCCTTTTAGCTAACCATTTTAAGGTTGGAGTGAGCAAGACTGAAGGCCACTTCTACCATTACAGT GTTGCTATGTCTTATGAGGATGGTCACCCTGTTGAAGTTAAAGGTATTGGGAGAAAGGTGATAGATAAGCTCTCTGAAACTTATGGGGTTTTACAGAGTTTTGCATATGATGGTGAGAAAAGCTTGTTCACTGTTGGTTCTTTACCACACAACAAGCAGGAATTTGTTGTTGTGTTGGAGGAATTTTCAGCTAAGAG GGTTGGAAGGAATGGAAGCCCTAATAGCTTTGATGATGGAGACAGCAAGAGAATGAAGCGTCAAACTCGGTCCAAAACTATTAAGGTGGACATAAATTATGCAGCAAAAATCCCAATTCAAGCAATAGCAAATGCATTGCGTGGTCAGGATTCTGAGCACTTTCAAGAAGCAGTGAGGGTTTTGGACATTATACTGAGGCAGCATGCTGCAAGACA GGGATGTCTCCTTGTTAGACAGTCCTTCTTTCATGACAGCCCCCGGAATTTTACTGACATTGGAGGTGGTGTTCAAGGTTGCCGTGGCTTCCATTCCAGCTTCCGAGCCACACAAGGGGGTTTATCTCTGAATGTTG ATGTTTCAACTACCATGGTTGTAAAGCCTGGCCCTGTTATTGACTTCCTCTGCCTGAATCAAAATGTTCAAAACCCAAACTTGATTGATTGGTTAAAG GCTAAAAGGATGCTCAAGAACCTGAGAGTGAAGGCAAATAATATGGAGTATAAAATCATTGGACTGAGTGAAAAGCCCTGCAGGACACAAAC ATTTTCATTAAGACATGGAAAGGATGCGAATGGTGAAGTGCAGTCAAGTGAAATCACAGTTTATGACTACTTTAAACACAACAAAAAGATTGAACTGCGGTATTCTGCTGATATGCCATGCATCAATGTTGGGAAACCCAAGCGTCCATCTTACTTTCCTGTAGAG CTATGCTCGTTGGTCTCATTGCAGCGGTACACCAAGGCACTGACAAATTTACAAAGGGctcagctagtggagaagtcaaGGCAAAAGCCCCAAGAAAGGAAAGCGTCTTTGCAAGAT TCTTTAAGAACCAGCAAATATGGTAATGAGCCTATGCTTCACTCTTCTGGCATTACCATTGAACCTAACTTTATTCAAGTTGAAGCCCGTGTTCTGCAAGCTCCAAGG CTTACAGTTGGAGGTGGACTGATCTTTTGTCCCAGGAATGGGCGCTGGAATTTCAATGACAAG AAACTAGTTAGACCTGTGACGCTCGAGCGTTGGGCCATTGTAAACTTCTCAGCTCGCTGTGACACACAACACCTGTGCAATGTCATCAAGACTTGTGCTCAAAGGAAAGGGATG AACTTGCGTCCACCCTTCAGGGTATTTGAAGAGGATAGATGTAATACGCGTGAGCCACCAGTTGTCAGGGTTGAGAGATTGTATGAACATGTAAAGGCCAACCTGCCTGGGCCCCCTCAGCTTCTGTTATGTATTCTTCCAGAGAGGAAGAATTCTGAGCTTTATG GTCcttggaaaaagaaaaaccttGCTAATGAAGGGGTTGCAACCCAGTGTATTGCACCTACAAGAATTAATGATCAGTACATTACAAATGTACTCTTGAAGATTAATGCAAAG CTTGGTGGGATGAACTCCTTCCTAACAGTTGAGGACGCACGTTCAATACCCTTAGTCTCTCAGAAACCTACCTTGATTCTTGGGATGGACGTTTCACATGGGTCTCCTGGTCGTTCTGATGTGCCATCTATTGCAGCC GTTGTGAGCTCCAGATGCTGGCCTGAAATTTCTCGATATAGAGCTTCTGTTCGTACTCAGTCATCTAAAGTTGAGATGATTTCATCTTTGTTCAAGCCTGTTTCTGATACTGAGGATGATGGTATCATGAG GGAGCTGATTATGGACTTCCACAGTTCTTCAGGAATGAAGCCTCaacaaattataatttttag GGATGGAGTGAGTGAATCGCAGTTCAACCAGGTCCTGAACAATGAACTGGGTGAAATTATTAAG GCATGTAATCATCTGGACGAGAAATGGGATCCCAAATTCACTCTGATTATTGCACAGAAGAATCATCACACTAGGTTCTTCCATGCTAACAACGCTCCAGACAATGTTCAACCTG GAACTGTCATTGACAACAATATATGTCATCCAAAGAACAATGACTTTTATATGTGTGCTCATGCTGGGGCGATT GGGACAAGTCGGCCAACTCATTATCATGTATTACATGATGAAATTGGATTTACAGCAGATGATTTGCAAGAACTTGTACACTCACTATCTTATGT GTATCAAAGGAGCACAACTGCCATATCTGTTG TTGCCCCCATATGCTATGCACACCTGGCAGCGGCTCAGATGGGACAATTCATGAAGTTTGATGAGTTCTCTGAGACTTCTTCCAGCCATGGAAGTCTTACATCTGCTGGTCCAATTCCTGTCCCCCAACTACCCAGGCTTCACAAAGCTGTGGCCAATTCTATGTTCTTCTGTTAG